The proteins below are encoded in one region of Bremerella sp. P1:
- the infA gene encoding translation initiation factor IF-1 translates to MSKKEEALEVEGTVTQALANTRFRVQLDVGPTVMAHVAGKMRKHFIRIVPGDRVRVELSPYDMTKGRIVFRER, encoded by the coding sequence ATGTCTAAGAAAGAAGAGGCTCTCGAAGTCGAAGGCACAGTGACGCAAGCACTTGCCAACACACGGTTCCGCGTCCAATTGGACGTTGGTCCGACGGTTATGGCCCATGTGGCCGGGAAAATGCGTAAGCACTTTATTCGTATCGTTCCTGGCGATCGTGTCCGAGTGGAACTGTCCCCCTACGACATGACCAAAGGTCGAATCGTCTTCCGAGAGCGTTAA
- a CDS encoding class IV adenylate cyclase, producing the protein MARNIEIKARLTHRSELEDRIVPIADSGPIVLKQIDQFYRVPEGRLKLRQINGEHAELIFYRRSDSAGPKTSDYSRVPIVHPEQLAQLLTLALEPLGIVTKTRTLYLVGQTRIHLDEVQDLGSYLELEVVLEPSQTEAEGESIAHQLMQKLGIQSEDLVEGAYLDHLTK; encoded by the coding sequence GTGGCTCGCAATATAGAAATCAAGGCCCGACTTACCCATCGATCGGAACTCGAAGATCGTATTGTTCCGATCGCGGACTCTGGTCCGATCGTTCTCAAGCAGATCGATCAGTTCTATCGTGTGCCTGAGGGGCGGTTGAAGCTGCGCCAGATCAATGGTGAACACGCCGAGTTGATTTTCTATCGTCGCTCGGACTCGGCAGGCCCCAAGACTTCCGACTATTCTCGGGTTCCCATCGTTCACCCGGAGCAGCTCGCACAATTGCTGACCTTGGCGCTGGAGCCCCTGGGCATCGTCACCAAGACACGAACGCTTTACCTGGTCGGACAGACTCGCATTCACCTGGACGAAGTCCAGGACCTAGGCAGCTACCTGGAATTGGAAGTCGTGCTAGAGCCGTCTCAGACGGAGGCCGAGGGTGAATCAATTGCTCATCAACTAATGCAAAAGCTTGGTATCCAAAGCGAGGATCTCGTCGAGGGAGCTTACCTCGACCACTTAACTAAATAG
- a CDS encoding PP2C family protein-serine/threonine phosphatase produces MRTHLGDIRIFDQSAVVEVRTKVLSLSAAFGFGSAMSTRMATILSDLVRQLLKNSEPGSMFVDLEDRQGQLILGLRFLTSETIQISPALLDVFDDVRQLSNGEAVREITLRKMVRNMPGSLTPEFLDFQRDRISLKSRVALVEELREKNQQLERYNAHLEDLVRERTKELELTNQRMQRDLDAGAEYVARLIPEPISGQISIDWRYVPSEELGGDAMGYHWIDPDHMAIYLLDVTGHGIDSALLAVSIINVVRGASLPGADFRNPSEVLKRLNQSFTMDMHGNKLYTMWYGVFHRPSRTLTWSGGGHPDALLYVKDSREPIRLASQGPLMGMIDWPHFDTDSIVIESPSSLFLYSDGVFEIHKEDGNEWTFDEFVDYMNLPVPKGDTKMDDLYRYVRELCGCEHLGDDFSILEICFDLLEDPVGEVHGIGEAI; encoded by the coding sequence ATGAGGACTCACCTGGGCGACATTCGTATTTTCGACCAGTCGGCGGTCGTGGAGGTCCGCACGAAAGTACTGAGCCTGAGCGCCGCATTTGGCTTTGGTTCCGCGATGTCGACTCGGATGGCCACGATCCTTTCGGACCTGGTTCGGCAACTACTCAAGAATTCCGAACCTGGTTCGATGTTTGTTGATCTCGAAGACCGACAAGGACAACTCATTCTGGGGTTACGGTTTCTCACGTCAGAAACCATTCAGATCTCGCCTGCTCTGCTGGATGTTTTTGATGATGTTCGACAGCTATCCAATGGAGAGGCAGTCCGGGAAATCACGTTGCGGAAAATGGTTCGCAACATGCCGGGCTCTCTAACGCCGGAGTTCCTTGATTTTCAGCGAGATCGCATCAGTTTGAAATCGCGCGTGGCATTGGTCGAAGAACTGCGAGAGAAAAACCAGCAGCTCGAACGATACAATGCTCACCTCGAGGACCTCGTTCGTGAACGTACCAAGGAACTTGAACTTACCAACCAGCGCATGCAGCGTGATTTGGATGCCGGCGCCGAGTACGTTGCGCGGTTGATTCCCGAACCCATTTCGGGGCAGATCTCGATTGATTGGCGTTATGTCCCTTCCGAAGAGCTTGGTGGGGATGCGATGGGTTACCATTGGATCGACCCCGATCATATGGCGATCTATTTGCTCGACGTCACTGGGCACGGAATCGACTCGGCTCTGTTGGCTGTCAGCATCATCAACGTGGTGCGTGGAGCTTCCTTGCCCGGTGCCGATTTCCGTAATCCGAGCGAAGTGCTGAAACGGCTGAACCAGTCGTTCACGATGGATATGCACGGCAACAAGCTTTACACCATGTGGTACGGTGTATTTCACCGGCCTTCGCGAACACTGACCTGGAGTGGGGGAGGACATCCCGATGCCTTGCTCTACGTGAAAGATTCACGCGAGCCGATCCGGCTTGCGTCCCAAGGGCCCCTTATGGGCATGATCGATTGGCCTCATTTCGATACCGATTCGATCGTCATCGAATCGCCATCCAGCTTGTTTCTCTACAGCGACGGTGTATTTGAGATTCACAAAGAGGACGGAAATGAGTGGACGTTTGATGAGTTCGTCGACTACATGAATCTGCCGGTGCCCAAGGGAGATACTAAGATGGACGATCTTTACCGTTACGTCCGTGAACTATGCGGCTGCGAGCATCTGGGTGACGACTTCTCGATTCTCGAGATTTGCTTCGATCTGCTCGAGGATCCCGTAGGTGAAGTGCACGGGATTGGGGAAGCTATTTAG
- the lysA gene encoding diaminopimelate decarboxylase, which produces MPQVPTFSTSRQEIAGVSVKQLATEFGTPTYVYDAATIVQRIQDLAAFDVVRYAQKACSNLAILKLVRENNVVVDAVSAWEIRRALAAGYAAHGDPPPIVYTADIFDREALELCIEHGLHVNCGSPDMIRQLGELAPGREITLRINPGFGHGHSQKTNTGGQQSKHGIWHEQLNDCLLLADANGLQITGLHMHIGSGTDLHHLSQVCDSMEKAALEVGRSIKTISAGGGLPIPYNSEQTYVDLEKYFELWDATRKKLEKAFDHSISLEIEPGRYLAAEAGYLVTEIRAVKQMGDNLFYVADAGFNNLARPIMYGAYHPISVARKDGQVLGEEHDVIVGGPLCESGDIFTQEEGGFVSARKLPPAAVGDLLVIECAGAYGYCMSSNYNSKPLAAEVMIEDGKARIIRRRQTFEGFIADEMV; this is translated from the coding sequence ATGCCACAAGTCCCCACGTTCTCGACCTCTCGCCAGGAAATCGCCGGCGTTTCCGTTAAGCAGTTGGCTACTGAGTTCGGTACGCCCACCTATGTCTATGACGCCGCAACGATCGTTCAGCGAATCCAAGACCTCGCCGCGTTCGACGTCGTCCGATACGCCCAGAAGGCCTGCTCGAACCTGGCAATTCTGAAACTGGTTCGGGAAAACAACGTGGTTGTCGATGCGGTCAGTGCCTGGGAAATCCGCCGAGCCCTGGCGGCAGGCTACGCAGCACATGGCGACCCACCACCGATCGTCTACACGGCCGACATCTTCGATCGCGAAGCACTCGAGCTGTGTATCGAGCATGGTCTGCACGTCAACTGCGGCTCGCCGGACATGATTCGTCAGCTGGGCGAACTCGCCCCAGGCCGCGAGATCACCCTCCGCATCAATCCCGGCTTCGGACATGGCCATAGCCAGAAGACCAATACCGGCGGCCAGCAGTCGAAGCACGGCATCTGGCACGAACAACTCAATGACTGTCTGCTTCTGGCCGACGCCAATGGGCTGCAAATCACCGGCCTGCACATGCACATCGGAAGTGGTACCGACTTGCATCATCTCTCGCAGGTTTGCGATTCGATGGAAAAAGCGGCCCTCGAAGTAGGCCGCAGCATCAAGACCATCAGCGCCGGTGGTGGACTACCCATTCCTTACAACAGCGAACAAACGTACGTCGATCTCGAAAAGTACTTCGAGCTTTGGGACGCCACGCGAAAGAAGCTAGAGAAGGCGTTCGATCACAGCATCTCGCTCGAAATCGAACCGGGTCGATACCTGGCTGCCGAAGCCGGCTATCTAGTTACCGAGATTCGGGCCGTAAAGCAGATGGGCGACAATCTGTTCTACGTCGCCGATGCTGGCTTCAATAACCTGGCACGTCCAATCATGTATGGTGCCTACCATCCGATTTCGGTCGCTCGCAAAGACGGTCAGGTACTGGGCGAAGAGCACGATGTGATCGTGGGCGGGCCTTTGTGCGAGTCCGGTGACATCTTCACCCAAGAAGAAGGCGGCTTTGTCAGCGCTCGCAAACTTCCACCGGCAGCCGTTGGTGATCTGCTGGTCATCGAATGTGCCGGGGCGTATGGCTACTGCATGAGCTCCAACTACAACTCGAAGCCACTGGCTGCGGAAGTGATGATAGAAGACGGCAAGGCGCGCATCATTCGCCGTCGTCAAACGTTCGAGGGCTTTATCGCCGACGAAATGGTTTAA
- a CDS encoding N-acetyltransferase produces MSSITTEPVTTKRQQNEFVKFPWELYRDDPNWVPPLRQNLKELVNFAPHPFYTRNKVQCFLARRDGQVVGRIAAILNVGHNERYDEKRGFWGFFESIDDTEVSGALFDAVKAWFAEQGIHKMRGPANPSLNHEVGTLIEGFDSPPAFMMTYNPPYYEKLITDYGYEKTQDMYAFWGHINMLEGLDPKLKFIVDEAKSRFNLKLRRMDRKRFKEDVYTFLDNYNRSLVGTWGFVPIDKAEVDKMAEDLKHLLVPELTSVCEVDGKVIGSMFSMLDYNPRIKKIDGKLFPFGFMRLLWNKKAIKNMRLISTNVVPEYQRWGIGLVILERLVPDIKKWGVQEVEFSWVLESNHLSRASLERGGAKKSKTYRMFDYAPAEKADESAS; encoded by the coding sequence AAGTTTCCTTGGGAGTTATATCGGGACGATCCCAACTGGGTACCACCGCTTCGGCAAAATTTGAAAGAACTAGTCAATTTTGCCCCTCATCCCTTCTATACGCGAAACAAGGTCCAGTGCTTTTTAGCGCGGCGCGATGGACAGGTAGTCGGTCGCATCGCGGCCATCTTGAATGTTGGGCACAACGAGCGGTACGACGAGAAACGGGGCTTCTGGGGTTTCTTCGAGTCCATCGACGATACGGAGGTCAGCGGCGCGTTGTTCGACGCCGTCAAAGCATGGTTCGCCGAGCAAGGCATCCACAAGATGCGCGGGCCCGCCAACCCATCGCTGAATCACGAGGTGGGCACCCTGATTGAGGGTTTTGACAGCCCACCTGCTTTCATGATGACCTATAACCCCCCTTATTACGAAAAGCTCATTACAGACTACGGGTATGAGAAAACCCAAGACATGTATGCGTTTTGGGGGCATATCAACATGCTGGAAGGCTTAGACCCCAAGCTCAAATTCATCGTCGATGAAGCCAAAAGCCGTTTTAATTTGAAGCTACGGCGTATGGATCGAAAACGCTTCAAGGAAGACGTCTACACGTTTCTCGATAACTACAATCGCTCGCTGGTCGGAACTTGGGGTTTCGTCCCTATCGATAAGGCCGAGGTCGACAAGATGGCCGAAGACTTGAAGCACTTGCTGGTGCCGGAGTTAACTTCGGTATGCGAAGTGGACGGCAAAGTGATCGGTTCGATGTTCAGCATGCTCGACTACAATCCCCGCATTAAAAAGATCGACGGGAAGTTGTTCCCCTTCGGTTTCATGCGCCTTTTGTGGAATAAGAAGGCGATCAAGAACATGCGCTTGATCTCAACAAATGTGGTTCCCGAATACCAGCGCTGGGGCATTGGCCTGGTGATCCTGGAACGTTTGGTCCCTGACATCAAGAAGTGGGGAGTCCAGGAGGTGGAGTTTTCCTGGGTCCTGGAAAGCAATCATCTCTCGCGAGCTTCCCTCGAGCGGGGCGGGGCCAAGAAGTCAAAGACCTACCGCATGTTCGACTATGCTCCCGCCGAAAAAGCAGACGAAAGTGCGTCTTAA